From Penicillium psychrofluorescens genome assembly, chromosome: 1, one genomic window encodes:
- a CDS encoding uncharacterized protein (ID:PFLUO_001062-T1.cds;~source:funannotate), producing the protein MDPTISRELSKLDPAVPFRIAGTSYLHHTWAKTFFSRPELYIRPRSIPEIQQLITLARRCRRRLVTVGSAHSPSDLTCTSSWLANLDDFNRVLAIDPVTHTVTVEAGIRLSELGARLEEHGLTLANLGSIDSQSIAGVIATGTHGSSLRHGLLSECIEALSLVLANGQLVRCSATNNPALFRAALVSLGALGIIVEVTFKARPSFNIAWRQERLPLSKILEQWSTGLWTSHEFVRVWWLPYLSGAIVWRADKTDRPLQPPPINFYGESLGYHIYHNLLALSNYVPRILPWVEWFVFGMQYGFRAGSTVTEAVEPARTGLLMNCLYSQFVNEWALPLEKGPEAINRLSAWLNGDTETARIPFPVQGLWVHCPVEVRVSDTTLNTNPRPFLDPTSGTGPTLYLNATLYRPYLRDPPCKERYYEAFEWLMRDMGARPHWAKNFTTRGPHELRELYGSDMDEWLRVRNEVDPDGLFVGEWHRRNLGLLEQTHDPDQRDDDELPLLERERQRHRLGINGAGDGIEWVGDRRWQVVSDERIGAATAESKAAAVATVASSEYPSSSPTTATSEESFDLLAKGEASIVLPGGSSSA; encoded by the coding sequence ATGGACCCCACGATCTCTCGCGAGCTCTCCAAGCTCGACCCGGCAGTGCCGTTCCGCATCGCGGGCACATCCTACCTGCATCATACCTGGGCCAAGACGTTCTTCTCTCGTCCAGAGCTGTACATCCGCCCACGCTCCATCCccgagatccagcagctcatcaccctcgcccgccgctgccgccgccgtcTCGTCACCGTCGGCAGCGCCCACTCGCCCTCCGATCTTACCTGCACCTCATCATGGCTGGCGAACCTCGACGACTTCAATCGCGTCCTGGCCATCGATCCAGTTACACACACTGTCACAGTTGAGGCGGGGATACGGCTCAGCGAGCTGGGTGCGAGGCTGGAAGAGCATGGGCTCACCCTCGCCAACCTTGGCAGCATTGATAGCCAGTCCATTGCCGGTGTTATCGCGACGGGCACGCATGGCAGCTCGCTGCGTCATGGACTGCTCTCTGAATGCATCGAGGCGTTGAGTCTGGTTCTGGCGAATGGCCAGCTCGTGCGTTGCAGCGCGACCAATAACCCGGCGCTGTTCCGCGCGGCACTGGTGTCGCTCGGAGCATTGGGGATCATTGTCGAAGTCACCTTTAAGGCGAGGCCGTCCTTCAACATCGCCTGGCGCCAGGAACGGTTGCCGTTGTCCAAGATTTTGGAGCAGTGGTCGACCGGTCTGTGGACGTCGCATGAATTCGTCCGGGTCTGGTGGCTACCGTATTTGAGCGGTGCTATTGTTTGGCGGGCCGATAAGACAGACCGTCCGTTGCAGCCTCCTCCGATCAACTTTTACGGCGAGTCCCTGGGATATCACATCTACCACAACCTGCTCGCGCTCTCGAACTATGTACCCCGGATCCTGCCGTGGGTGGAGTGGTTCGTCTTCGGCATGCAGTACGGCTTCCGCGCCGGATCAACCGTCACAGAAGCCGTCGAGCCCGCTCGGACAGGTCTGCTAATGAACTGCCTGTACTCACAGTTCGTGAACGAGTGGGCCCTCCCACTAGAAAAGGGCCCCGAAGCTATTAACCGGCTGTCGGCATGGCTGAACGGCGACACAGAGACCGCTCGCATCCCATTCCCCGTACAGGGCCTGTGGGTACACTGTCCCGTCGAAGTGCGTGTGTCAGACACCACACTCAACACCAACCCGCGCCCGTTCCTGGACCCAACCTCCGGCACGGGACCAACTCTATACCTCAACGCAACGCTCTACCGGCCATACCTCCGCGACCCGCCCTGCAAAGAGCGCTACTACGAGGCCTTCGAGTGGCTGATGCGGGACATGGGCGCGCGTCCGCACTGGGCTAAGAACTTTACAACCCGCGGGCCGCACGAGCTGCGCGAACTTTACGGGAGCGATATGGATGAGTGGCTGCGCGTCCGAAACGAGGTTGACCCGGACGGCCTGTTTGTGGGCGAATGGCATCGCCGCAATCTGGGACTGTTGGAGCAGACACATGACCCCGACCAGCgtgacgacgatgaactGCCCCTCCTCGAGCGTGAGCGCCAGCGCCACAGGCTGGGAATCAACGGCGCAGGCGACGGTATCGAATGGGTCGGCGATCGTCGCTGGCAGGTGGTGTCAGATGAACGGATAGGAGCGGCTACTGCCGAGTCCAAAGCCGCCGCAGTAGCAACAGTCGCGTCATCAGAATACCCGTCGAGCTCCCCGACCACAGCCACAAGCGAGGAGAGCTTCGATCTGCTTGCCAAGGGCGAAGCGAGCATTGTGCTGCCGGGGGGATCGTCCTCTGCGTGA
- a CDS encoding uncharacterized protein (ID:PFLUO_001060-T1.cds;~source:funannotate) yields MSSDYTYDEQGQFFPFFILTLTGLITLPLTYNLLKPSKELENTAPRIKSDFKPQHGDLIEAQKRKRLRKERRIKRIVTVILGYFVMAWMVYLILVTARTTPKLYDPYEILGIARSADEKAISKHYKRLSLIYHPDKIRPDPAKNETVEMLNERFHELTQAYKALTDEDIRNNYLQYGHPDGKQSFSIGIALPKFIVTEGNQKYVLLVYGALLGVLLPYIVGKWWYGSQRYTKERVLIATAGNIFREYKEDMTDGDIVSVLSSGEEFKEMLQGAQADSGLGKLEKKVLADDSSFLSAKDRETLKKIDNSARRKALALLWAYLGRVELDDTTLDAEKYEAAPIALSLSEAFNAIALAFGNLRPIIGAFQSSQNLIQAVPPGSSPLLQLPNFTNAVVKSVEGQDSKDHLSVQKFMKMSEDQRRKLTVGTGLLSEKQYTEAVTVARQLPVLEVSKAFFKVMGEKVITPSSLVQLVVKARLIPPGCTNVPAVNELDLEDVDPDEDDLDALMGRKAAKNKTVKIIDGKKVETKLETIQPPLAHAPYLARDHSPRWHIFLADAKQGKMAVPPFTFTTFEKPLFDEAGKPTFNVQTLKMQFQAPPQVGDFTFVMHMLCDSYLGLDSKVEITLHIDDPAKAVAVEEDDDISEPDEDSIAGQMHALKTGGAPKPSGTPKKKTQKPSEDSSDEDSDTDGDAGDTSDTNTETDVED; encoded by the exons ATGTCGTCAGATTACACCTACGATGAGCAG GGACAattcttccccttcttcatcttgacGTTGACCGGCCTGATCACCCTCCCTCTCACCTACAACCTCCTCAAACCAAGCAAAG AGCTCGAAAACACCGCTCCCCGCATCAAATCCGATTTCAAACCCCAACATGGCGACCTCATCGAGGCACAGAAGCGCAAACGCCTGCGCAAGGAGCGCCGGATCAAGCGTATCGTCACTGTCATCCTGGGATACTTCGTGATGGCATGGATGGTTTATTTGATCCTCGTCACGGCGCGGACAACGCCCAAGTTGTACGATCCGTATGAGATCCTGGGTATCGCACGG AGCGCCGACGAAAAAGCCATCTCCAAACACTACAAGCGCCTCTCCCTCATCTACCACCCCGATAAAATTCGCCCCGACCCCGCCAAGAATGAGACCGTCGAGATGCTCAACGAGCGCTTCCACGAACTCACCCAGGCCTACAAAGCGCTGACCGATGAGGATATCCGCAACAACTACCTCCAATATGGCCACCCGGATGGCAAACAGAGTTTCAGCATTGGCATCGCGCTGCCCAAATTCATTGTAACGGAAGGCAATCAGAAATACGTCCTGCTGGTCTACGGAGCCCTGCTAGGTGTTCTCCTTCCGTACATTGTTGGCAAGTGGTGGTACGGCTCCCAAAGATACACCAAGGAACGTGTTCTTATTGCTACCGCTGGCAATATCTTCCGCGAGTACAAAGAAGACATGACAGATGGTGATATCGTGAGCGTTCTCTCCTCGGGCGAGGAGTTCAAAGAGATGCTTCAGGGTGCCCAGGCAGATTCTGGACTAGGCAaactggagaagaaggtgctggCAGACGATTCCTCGTTCCTCTCCGCCAAGGACCGCGAGACCCTCAAGAAGATCGACAACTCCGCTCGCCGTAAGGCGCTGGCTTTGTTGTGGGCGTACCTCGGCCGAGTGGAGCTGGATGATACAACTCTTGATGCTG AAAAATACGAAGCTGCTCCCATCGCCCTCTCCCTGAGCGAGGCATTCAATGCTATCGCGCTGGCTTTTGGTAACCTGCGACCTATCATTGGTGCTTTCCAATCATCCCAAAACCTCATCCAGGCGGTCCCACCGGGCTCGTCGCCGCTCTTGCAACTTCCCAACTTCACCAACGCCGTCGTCAAGTCCGTCGAGGGCCAAGATTCCAAGGATCATCTCTCCGTCCAAAAATTCATGAAGATGTCCGAGGACCAACGCCGCAAACTTACCGTTGGTACTGGTCTTTTGTCAGAGAAGCAATACACCGAAGCTGTCACCGTCGCACGGCAACTGCCTGTGCTGGAGGTCTCCAAGGCATTCTTCAAGGTTATGGGTGAGAAGGTCATCACACCGAGCAGTCTGGTACAGCTGGTTGTGAAGGCCCGACTCATCCCACCAGGATGCACCAACGTGCCGGCGGTTAATGAATTGGACCTGGAGGATGTCGACCCTGACGAGGACGATTTGGACGCACTGATGGGCCGCAAGGCGGCGAAGAATAAGACCGTCAAGATTATCGACGGCAAGAAAGTCGAGACAAAGTTGGAGACCATCCAGCCACCTCTGGCCCACGCTCCTTACCTCGCTCGCGACCACTCTCCCCGGTGGCACATCTTCCTGGCAGACGCCAAGCAGGGCAAGATGGCCGTGCCGCCGTTTACCTTCACCACATTCGAGAAGCCGCTCTTCGACGAAGCAGGCAAGCCCACCTTCAACGTCCAGACGCTGAAGATGCAGTTCCAGGCTCCTCCGCAGGTCGGCGACTTCACCTTCGTCATGCACATGCTCTGCGACAGCTATCTGGGGCTAGACAGCAAGGTGGAAATCACCCTGCACATTGACGACCCTGCCAAAGCAGTGGccgtggaggaggacgatgataTTAGCGAGCCGGACGAGG acTCCATCGCCGGCCAAATGCACGCCCTCAAAACGGGCGGCGCACCCAAGCCGAGCGGCACccccaagaaaaagacacaaaagCCCTCCGAAGACTCCAGCGACGAGGACAGTGACACCGATGGCGACGCAGGCGATACCAGCGACACCAACACAGAAACGGATGTCGAGGATTAA
- a CDS encoding uncharacterized protein (ID:PFLUO_001061-T1.cds;~source:funannotate) has translation MSWQPKLRPKGFPHTMNDFAIVDSLAELEHRSRHVEDKRDQRVFRVKRKHVLKACDRCRVKKTKCDGKQPCNRCSVYNHPCLFRERKATQTKVYSRGFVEMLESHHSLVVKALQKLYKFCINNEGFPGEPLAEAPDGHPLTHTILDRLGLIKQAEENADDPDEDSEDLRYLRLLSTSTECSATAEPSPEPATPPETSPTMLSSPSSSACNHPGPVPVPTSSLPGGRHHPHSWSWDMQPVHHQTPYHHSHPENGFQHDMMPVQRSSLGGGGATELAPNEIPSHIDVSAGSSMSHDSAAFPYYLEASHGGVPGGANNKPAAQRVPPGIGSVGNVHSHSQHLSSGGGMSSDMLGGVYHYQNQEASFYHGFTSGWTFPAG, from the exons ATGTCGTGGCAGCCTAAGCTCCGCCCCAAGGGCTTCCCGCATACCATGAACGATTTCGCCATCGTAGATTCACTTGCGGAGTTGGAGCACCGCTCGAGACATGTAGAGGACAAGCGCGATCAACGCGTGTTCCGGGTCAAGCGCAAGCATGTTCTCAAGGCGTGCGATCGGTGCCGcgtgaagaagaccaag TGTGATGGGAAACAGCCCTGCAACCGCTGCTCGGTATACAACCATCCATGCCTCTTCCGCGAGCGAAAGGCGACGCAGACGAAAGTTTACTCGCGCGG ATTCGTCGAGATGCTCGAGTCCCACCATTCACTAGTCGTCAAGGCTCTCCAGAAACTATACAAGTTCTGCATCAACAACGAAGGCTTCCCCGGCGAGCCACTCGCCGAAGCACCAGACGGCCACCCTCTAACGCACACGATCCTCGACCGCCTAGGGCTGATCAAGCAAGCCGAAGAGAACGCAGACGACCCGGACGAGGACTCCGAGGACCTGCGCTACCTCCGCCTGCTATCCACGTCCACAGAATGCAGCGCCACGGCCGAACCGTCCCCGGAACCAGCTACGCCCCCGGAAACCTCCCCGACCAtgctctcctctccttcttcctccgcttGCAACCACCCCGGCCCGGTACCAGTgccaacttcttccctcccGGGAGGACGCCACCATCCACACAGCTGGTCCTGGGACATGCAACCCGTTCACCACCAGACCCCGTATCACCACAGCCACCCCGAAAATGGATTCCAGCATGATATGATGCCCGTGCAGCGCAGTTCCCtaggcggcggtggtgcaACAGAGCTCGCGCCAAATGAGATCCCATCCCATATCGACGTGTCTGCTGGGTCGTCCATGTCCCATGATTCGGCGGCTTTTCCATACTACCTGGAGGCCTCGCATGGAGGAGTGCCCGGTGGCGCCAACAATAAACCCGCTGCGCAGCGTGTTCCGCCTGGTATTGGCTCAGTGGGCAATGTGCATTCCCATTCCCAGCATCTCTCCAGTGGTGGTGGCATGTCTAGTGACATGCTTGGCGGTGTCTATCACTACCAAAACCAGGAGGCTTCGTTCTATCACGGATTTACATCTGGTTGGACTTTTCCGGCGGGATGA